ttgcactttatgttgttgatgtggatgaatgttgaatgatccattagcccttatatggtaAGACATGATagactatggaagtccgggtgagcctgcactacgcccccggcatgaatggatatgtatgttatgctatggaagtccaggtgtgcctgcactacgcccctggcatgattagactgtattgAGGGCTaggtggtgacaaattcatccttgatgtgaaatgtttgtgccgtgatgcattccatgatatcatatgctttaaatactatgttttattattctgctcactgggctctagtagctcacccctctcccttaacccccaggtttgcaggtacatggtagaccaggaggtcagcaagagtaatgaagtcatggtcatgtaatagctagtgtggacatgatacatgttgttatgttatgttgagtacagtcatgtaaaagtatgatatagaaatgttatgtaataatgGTTATGAAGGTTTAGAgtggtgcttgaccatagtattatgttaatcccttgtagtacatgatcttaatgctTATTGATGATTgttgtaaaccaaactcaatacatgttatgtcaccccagtggggcaatgatgagactccaaagaggagttaatgtttatgactatgtttatgtatagtgcatgcacaggttgagttttggtgaatgaatgaaaaaatgaatgaatgtaaggaaaagttcaaaacTGTTATGtgtgtgttgatcatgtatgggattaaacaggtttgcaggatgaatgttaggcttgctacgggtcccggcggtcttatgccgacttggatcctagcgccggtagcggtccggattttcgggtcgttacaatcactaactaattatttattaaaaatataattaaaggtGAGTATtcaatcgattcggtttaaaatcgaattaaattaaataaattaaaaattgaaattttgatatttataaaaactaaactgaattgattttattcaaaaattaaatcaaattaaattaagttgaattcggttcaattttatcggtttaaatttttaataaatttttaattttttatactttatttttaatatttaaaaatttaattaaaatattttaattttaatataatttaatttctatattattaaataatatactatGACTAATTAGTTCGGTTTAAATTTCATTGGTTTAAatttttctaatcaaatttaaatttttctaatcaaattaaaatttcatccgtttaagtttttaataaattttttattttttaaattttatttttaatattttaaaatttaattaaaatattttaattttaatatgatttaatttctatatttttgaaaataatatacactAATTAGTTCGgttaaatttttttgattttttctaattaaaattgaaccgaatcggaataattaaaatttttaaaattaaaaatcaaatcaaatcaaaatgaataaaaaatcaaactgaatatttaaattaattctgtttgatcaattttttcagtttgaataaaaataacTCACTCTAaatataattagttaattagattcaattttctatattaatttcattttaattttattaatattataaaaaaattactactcAATCtttatactattaaaaaaattcattatttggttcattaatataaaaaaatatattaaaatatttttaatatattaataaaaatattaattaatttttattaatttttaactataaatattttatttttaatttttataatttaaaaaattttttaattaattttttaatttttatattgagaatattttaaatttttttataatatttaataaaaaattaattaataaattttttataatgttaaaattattttaataaaatttttaaaattgagagataaATGGTGGATTTCAAcatattataaagattaatagtaattttatcttataaaaataataaaaaattaaataaacatttttttttaattaaccgAATATCTCCTGCATTTCTCATTTTAGCCtcaatataattttagatattctAACAATGTGAAGGCGTGAAGCAACTAGGAGCTAATGGACTCCAAGGACTCCAAAATCTCCACTGCCACCTCCTTCAGGCGGCCGTCCAATCGCCTTCTCTATGACCGCCGTTACGGTTGGGTGTAAGAATCTCTCTATTTCTAGGTTTTGGTGTCAGTGTGTACAGAACTACAATTAAGGATAATTCTATTGAATTACTTTTGATTTGCAGGTTTGATGAATGGAAAGACCCCTCAGAGGAAGCCCTAGCTGGTGGCCGGGGAATGTAAGATTTTTTCACCCTTTTGCCCCACTTTTCCTACATTATCTCAGGAAGCAATCAGAGCCCTTTTCTCCCACTCATTAATCTCGTGTTTTGGTCattcttttgaatttttctgTGCAGGTTCTGCATATTGCCTCTAACAAAAGCTTTCCTGAATACTGCTAAGAGCTCGGTATGTTGAGTTTGGGGTTCTCTGTTATTTTAGTAAATTATAAGCGACTGTTGATTGgctatgatgattatgtaatgtGAATTTCTAATTTTCTATTGTGTATGACAGTAGAATTTTTTTGCACTAGCAACTTTTATGTCTTGGGAAAGAATTGAGTTGTTAGCACTTGTGCTAGAAACCCAAAAATCAAGTACTTCTACATGTACAAGTTTCAATGTATTTGTCAAAATTTACCAATAACCACTAAGGCTTAATCTCAAACTAATTGAGGTTGGCTGGTTATGTTTGAAATCTTTCCTGATCAATCTCTAAAATATTGTAAGTATTTGACACAATCTCTCCATGTCTTGTTAGGTTTCCCgcatttctttctttcattccaCCACTAACTTGTCCCACTTCCATACGGGGGCATTCAATGCTCTATGTTGGACATGATCAAACCATCTTACTTgacttttttctcattttatccCCAATTTTTGCTTTATACACTGTCTGGCAGATGGGTCATCccactaaaataatattttaggaGTGGCCCTTACAACCACATATTTAGTCTagttttattttgtattaatgGAAAAATGCTTGTGTGTTGGTATGTTAAGTTTGTGGCATTCTGTAAAGTCCTGAGTTAGATGAGCTTTTGGTTTACTATTTTCCCTTCTCTTTCTcctcaaaggaaaaaaaaatgttgGATCTGTAGATGGATGCTTTAgcccatcttttttttttctttatttcgtcctctttcttatttttaatagattttagatGAGGATCTGTTTCAGACTCTGTATTCATTGCTTTCAGAATGTCTGTTGTTGTGctgttgaggatagagttgtccTCTTAAAGCTTTGGATTCATCTGCATTGGCATATTTAGTTTTGCCTCTAACATGTTCAATATGTACAGGAGAAGCTATTCTAAGGATAAAGAAAAACCATTTCAAGTGAGCAATAGAAGTGgatgaattataaattttcttGTAACATATTTTCCCTATAGCTCTTACCTTGGGATGCTTCCATGCTTTAGGATATTTCCTTGAGAACTAGCAAACCTGGAACTCTAGAATAACTATCTCAAGTAAATATATGAAGATAAACATACATCTTTGACAAAAATATCTTCATTCCTTCTCCATACATTTTCTGAATTACCTTCTACACTCTACAGTACTGCCTTCATCCTTGAGAACTATGAAGAATGCAGTTCCATAAGCAGAGTGCCTTCTGCTTTGTTTAAAGGCGAGGGTTACAATAGCTTTGGAGATTACAAATAACTTAGTTCATCATAATCATGTGTGTTACATATTGCTCGAGGTTGCCTGGATTTATTGTAGAGCAATAGTTGGACATGGCACATAATAATTGCAAGCGCACTACTAGGTTAAGTATGACATTTAATTTGATATCACAATTCAGGTAAGATTAGATTTTAATTACAGAGAGGACCTTGTGAAGGCTGAAAAGGTTTGAAATTCTCTGTTGATTATTTCTGGGGCTAATTCTGCCACATTTCTTCTAACCGTGATGTTTTACTTGATAAATTCTGTTCTAAACATGTGCTTTTTTCCTTCTCTTTCCTAATTAGTCGGTGGATTCCAGAATGATGTGTAATTTACTGAAATTTACTTTAGCATTTACCCTTTTCATTGTGGGAGGGCTTAGAGGCCTAATTTGCATACCCAAGTTTAAAAAACATGCTAAGCAAAATGCTAATGTTTACcttaatttaactttatttacaTCACTTTGAATCTGACTGTCTGAGAGAAGCGAGGCCATCATTGTAATTGAATGATGAACAAGCTGTAATTTAACTGCGTTCactataaagaaaattaaaatagctTTATCCACTTCACTCACATCTTCTCTTCATTTTTTCACAGATTAATCTTGCAGCAGATTTTGCTCTCAAAGTTTTGGAAAAGCCAGATCTTTTGTCTCCTCAGGCACTGCGGGCAAATCTTGATAAGCAGCTTAAAGAAGTCATTTCTTCCATAAAAACACCAGAAATCAACATCTTTGCTCTCAATGTAAAGAAATTATCCGAAACCTCCAATTTCTCTTCACATCTACAAATAGGAACAACAGAATCAGATATGACTCGAAGTATGTAAACTTCACTTCCTGTAATTTCATGTGAATCTACTTTATATTATTTCAGGTCTTTGTTGAACTTATATGGACTTTTCATGTCTACAACACATGGGGTTGTAAAAACACTATATTTGATAGATGGTGAATCTAGTTTTAACAAACTATTTTCGGCCAAGAATTTTGTCCAATGGCTTGTGATGTCACGTAGGACTTTGTCCCATGAAAGCACAGATATACATAACTATACGTCTGCTGTAATCTTTATTAACAATATGTTTTAAGTTTTTCACATTATATAAAGTTTTTTAACGTTATATAAAGTATGATATTGAAAAGGGTAGATTTGGGTAGATTGTGGTAGTGAGTAAAAGAACTTCCTTAGTATTCCATGTACTTACCACTGCCTTACTAGTTATGAATCCTACCTCTTGTTGTGGATGCGATTGATACTTATTCAAAAGTTCATGgattattttgataatattaaaagcactggTAGAATTGAAAGTGATTACTTTGAGCAAAATTCAAGATATTTAAGATTGttagtttttaattattttatttactagttttttttttttttttttaacaaattttatCAGGttttttcttacattttaattaaattttcgtAACTTTTATTTAGTATGATTAATTTTGAGAGAATTTAAAACAATTGAAGtctctctttaatttttttttataaaactaataatataaaattttaattcttttaaattatcgttaaaattaattttaaattaaaattaaaatttactaaagTTGTTAAGATTTTACAAAAAACAATTTCACTTGCatctatttatatcaaaattatttaattaaactttgagaactatttttttttttaattttaactttaaattttctttagctttttttaattaatacatgcttttttttaaaaaaaaaattttatattaaaaattaaaatttaatacatttatagtcaatattaaaaattaattatattattatgttaATTTAAACTTGAAGGCTCAATTCAAGGAAAAGAAGTCGACGTAACTTTTCATTCGGGAGTAATAGtttcaataattattttatttattatataatttcaatcaaattatacttatataattacaatattatttaattattaaatattttttattattttatttagctaatttaattaattaattataatttattctatcaaaatagattatatatataatatatacacTATTTTCGTACTAATaaagatatattattaaaatataaattattaaaataattatatatatatgtatatatatatttataattgatgTTATTATCTATACACATATTTAACGATaatatcaaattattatatattttagttattgTTCAATTATTAAAggcttataataatatatttaattaattaattataatttattttattaaaagattTATGTATATGCATTATGGATATACACTATTTcaatattaatatgattatattaaaaatataaattattaaaataattatatatagatatgtatgtgtttatttataattgttatacatatatataattatatattttagttattagTCAATTATTAGAGATTTAAATTATATCACTAATTTAATTTGttctatttaaatagattatattaaataatatctttatattaataaaatttatattaatagaatatatctatttatataaaaaattttaaaattttttattattttataatttaatctaaaattttaaaaatgataaaattatttaaaattataaattttattataactatAAAACTTAAAACCTGAATCAAGAAGAGTGCGTTATGCTGACTAACTTAAAACCTGAATGAAGAAGAGTGCGATATGCTGACGTGACAACATTTTATCATACTCATCTAATAATAGATAAAtgttattgatataaaaaatttaaaattttatattattttataatttaatttaaatctttagaaattagtataaattaatttaaaatctctaaatttattttttttcagttccatagataaaaaaataataactttaaCTTCTTTCTATTTGCcattaattctaataaaaattacaacAGATATCATATGTATTGATTTCTTACTTTTTAAATACATTATTAGGTATTTAtcacaattaattttattatattcattataaaaaataatatcaatatataaaaaaaaataaaaattatagtgtTACCGTATACAATACTAAATTGCTTAATACTATAAATCAGTGTATATATAAATGCAGACATTACATTAAGGACAGAAATCTTAATttagtataaaattaaaatattaaatattaattcttataaataaaaatattaaataaataagttaaatttataCAGTTACAAACGTCTACAAGCTCCATAAAAAGTTTAGTATCATTATTttgttttctataatttttttttgaaatggattttGTTTTCTATAATTAAAAGGCTATATAAGTAGATGAATTTATACAAACTGGTGTTGTAATTTATTGGGACATATCTAGatcaaatacaaaataatttaaaaagtaacATTCATCGTACTGAAGTGattatactatatatatatatatatatatatataatatcgtAACAAAATAGAGATTTGAAAGTTAAATATGTAATTAATATTGTAATTGAATAGAGATTTGAGAgtaaaattatttgtatttcTTTCTGAATTGAGATATTTATGAACATATTACTGATATAACACAACAATCATTGAAAATAAGTCATGAGCTGTTATTATAAGATAGGGTTACGTGGCAAGAGTCTAATAAGCCGATCCGCTATTCCACTAGTGGAAAGAAAGACCAAAATATCATAGCACCTGATTCTTCATCAAAACTAGCCCCTCCTCTGAAGAGAACGAGTTTTCACATAAAGTTAAAGTTAGCAGGTACAATACAGCAGATTTCCATTACTCTTGTAATCACGGGATCCCCAATTAATTAGTCAGTGGGTTTTGTTATCACTTAGCCAGCACTCACTAGATTTTTAGAAAATACTATAGTTAACTctatcttcttatagtataaaagctaatgatAGCAAGAGTCAAAAGTATACAATTCCTACACAACTACTCATGAATTCTAAACAATTCCTTACATTCGTCATTTCTTTAGTTTATTGACTTGAGTGTCGAAATGGCTGCCGTGGACACcaaccacctcacgttctctgtaacgaccccaaaatggaccgtcaccggcgctaggattcaggtcggcttaaggccgccagaagccgtagcaagcctgctatactctctgagtacctgtaaaatctcatacatggtcatacatttcctgtgaaaataaaaaaattttctctggaccaaggcttaacctgtgcatgcactatctctgtactctgtacccctgactagagcttgctctagatgggttaactcatacctgttaagtctGGTTTTTCACATGCTCATAAAACTGTGATACAAATAGACCATATACACAAAAGATTTACAGTACAACTAAATCAAGCACAACTCTGATTCTGTAcaattattacatctctttatataattacatgtccacactatactattacacaactctttactctttctgtcctTTACTGATCTTCCCCTGTAcaacctgtacactgaacctgcaagactggggttaagggagtgggatgagctctatagcccagtgagtagaacagtaaaacaggtcattaaaacatgctcttatggaatgcatcatatcacagacaagtcatatcaagggtaaacctgtcaccaaatagtctcaGTATctctaccgtgccagggcgtagaatcgagcacctggtcttcctgtcatgtatatctatatgtgtatataacacctgtacttactatttgccagggcatagtcaaaggctcctggactttctatacctgccagggagtagtcaaaggctcctggtctttctatgccagggcgtagtcaaaggctcctggtcttcctgtctgagactcaTTTGGATCACTCAGCATccacccacaccaacaatataggtatgcaatgcaacatcttcgtgaagtctaatgcaatcaacctattgcatatgaTGAtgtatgaaatatgctaaagcattcaatgtctcaattaaaagaattaagtttagttccactcacctctggctatctggactgactctgcaggctctgaaaactctggagcagtactcactgctgctctctctggttcctctggtctatgcctacacagatggactcaaatgagggaccaaactagcttatgaccaactctattaaactccccaagaatccccttaaactcactcaaacatccatgcaaagcatgcaatggaaggctggacagaacactttcggcggtaggttcggcggccgaaagtcctctccagagacgaaactcatgcaccttcggcggccgaatccctactttcggcagccgaaccctttcgggggcaagtttcgggggttgaaaggcactccaaagacgaaagtctctaaccttcggcggccgaaactcccctccagagtcgaaagtccaaagactcgggggcaagcttagacaaccgaagccacctcctcagcacattcgggttcatcagcaaggcagaaccttgctctgcctcacgccaaaatgcaccaatcttcctctAACTCAAAcatctcaactcctcaacatgcatacacctaagtatatgctcaaaggggtcagaaactaccttaaaaccccaaacacacaaaacatataacacatatacaagcttttctcacaaaaatattaaaaaaaactctcttttaccttaatcatgcaactctctcccaaaacctcataaaacct
This is a stretch of genomic DNA from Manihot esculenta cultivar AM560-2 chromosome 2, M.esculenta_v8, whole genome shotgun sequence. It encodes these proteins:
- the LOC110607483 gene encoding uncharacterized protein LOC110607483 codes for the protein MDSKDSKISTATSFRRPSNRLLYDRRYGWVFDEWKDPSEEALAGGRGMFCILPLTKAFLNTAKSSINLAADFALKVLEKPDLLSPQALRANLDKQLKEVISSIKTPEINIFALNVKKLSETSNFSSHLQIGTTESDMTRSM